A segment of the Arachis hypogaea cultivar Tifrunner chromosome 5, arahy.Tifrunner.gnm2.J5K5, whole genome shotgun sequence genome:
CAAAGCATCAAGTAATTATCACCTAAGTAACGCATAGCAAACAAAAGAATCTGGCTGACTCTGCCAAGTGAAGTTCAAAATCCTTACCAACCTTAACTATTTTGGCTAGTTGATCATAGTTATCATGTCCGTAAAAGAATGGCTCCTTACGAAAAATCTGTAAAAAAACGACCCCACAATAAGCAGAGCAGGAGACTGCAATCCATAAATTGGCTTTGCAATGAGAAAATGATACATCATGGTTATGGACAAGAAACAAATGTCAGGGTCACCAATGCAGTGTAAGAATCAGAACTAAATCCTAAATAACAATCAAATTGCATTTTAATGAAAGTGGATAACTTACCATTCCAGCAAACATACAAccaagactccataaatcaagagAGTAATCATAGTCCTGAAGATCAACAAGAAGTTCAGGACCTTTGAAATATCTGCAAACAATGCAAGCATAAAGGGAAGATTTACAAAATAGTAGTTTCTCAAGAGTAAGTAATAAGTTAAATATTtcacaaaaattacaaaatcatattcGAATAAACACAAGGTGGTAGACAGGAAACTGAGTTTTCAGTGccaaaaaggaaaagagaaaagcaCTAGTCTTCGTGCACATACACAAGAGGGTGAGTGAGTTGTTAGTGACCATAATCTTGGTACTTTGTCACTGAAGCATCAAGAAGCTGAACACCGTAGTAGTTCCCAATATCCCGTTGCCTTGATTGTATTGTCTTCAAAGACTAAATATCAACTTAGTAGATACTGATATTACAAGTGCATTTAGGGAAAAAGTCTATTTTCCTGCTATGCATTATTCATAAGCAATggaagtgattttcaaaaatcaaaatcaacttCCTTACAAGCCACTCTACAACCTATTTTAAACCTCAACCAATTCATTCTTTTATTGCATCTATCAGAGGAGATATTTTCTACATTTATAAATACCACAAAGGAAGCCAATAAAGAGACATAACAAACCTGGAGGCAACGCGGACATTATATTCTTTCCCAGGATGATAAAACTCTGCAAGCCCCCAATCTATTAGGCGAAGCTTCCGCTGCTCATGATCAATCATTACATTATGCGGCTTTACATCCCGATGCATGATTCCTTGAGAGTGGCAATAATCCAGTGCCTGTAAGAAAATATTCATAAAACTTAGCGGTTGCTAATGCAGTTGACAGCAAAAAATCATAAGCTATGAAGTTTAAGAATCATAAATCAGTGGAAAAATACAGAGTAAGGAACATCATGCAGTGGAACATAGGAATGTCTATGGTAGCTTTTTGCAAGCTAACCATCCTGACTAGGCGTTGATAAACAAAGAAGAAATCAGCTCAGTATGAACGGTCAATGAATGACAATTATGGGGCAACATATTAGCATATATCATTTGCAATACAAACATCTCTGAAACACTCTATAGTTAATGACCTAATACAACACAGCCTGTACTAATAGCTGATACTTTGGATTGCAGTAAACCATCCAAAATGAGTATGGACACGTCAGATTAATGCAGAAGAAGCTGTCAAAGAGCTATGCAGCAATAACCCAGTCACTTTCTAATATTTCACgataaagaaaaatacaaaaatcataACTGAATTTTCCACAAAGCATCCGCATACATAGTGTCCAGAAAtatgtcaaaacaaataatgacTGCAAAAATAAGATATAACAGCTGAACTTAGACAACCAATAGAATATAAAACTTACCTTTAGAAGTTCATAGATATAATATCGGATATCATAATCTGACAGGGTGGGGTGGAGCACTTTAAAATCAGTGTTATTGACATATTCAAATATAAGGCTTGGGGTCTTTGATTGCTGGTCCCTAACAATGTCAAGCAGCTTTATAACATTGGGACCTCCACAAAGATTTTGCAATATTTTGATCTCCCTCTTTATCTGCAACCAGAATAACAACTTATAAGATGTACAAATTTATATAGACAACCAGAGTATTGGACTATTGGAAAGGGTAACATCTTACaggtttgaaattagaaatttaacAACAAACTAAATGAACTACTGGACCAAAGTTGGCTATTGAAGCCCCAGCACAGCATTCATTGCCGTATGAGAAtggaatgaaatgaaaaagtatatTAAAACTGAAAACAGCAGCGttgctttaaattaaaaatagcagTCATATTAGTGAATACAAACTGCAATTGGTGTAGGGATTGGATTCACCTTTTTCTTCTTGACGGGTTTGAGGATCTTGATGATGCATTTTTCATTATTGGTGGAGTGAACGCCCTCGAAGACCTCACTGTATTTCCCTCTTCCCACCTTCCTCACAACCTCGTAGTCATCTTGCTCCCTGCAACTCATGAACACAATTTTTTTAAACAgatattaaataaacaaaataggaaataggaaatgaaataaaagtattaataataataaatatgattatTGTTACCCCCACTGGACGGTGAGATTTTCATAGTCCCAATATTCCTTGGGACGGACGACGTTGATATCGGCATAAATCCTGGCCTTGGAGGTGGCGCTGGGGCGGCGAGTGGACTTTCCAATCTTCTGCGCCAGGGTGtcaggtggtggtggtggaggaggaggaggatgagagcGGTTGCGGCGAGAGAATGAAGATGGCGCGGAGGCGGCGAAGCTGCGGAGGAGGAGAATGGAGGGGAGAGTGgggaaagaggaggaagaagaagaaggaagatgaAGATGGTGGTAAGTGcggaaaagagaaaggaaagtaTCGCGGGAGAAGGTGGAAGATTGGAATTGGAAGGGCCTTATGGCcatcaaaaaatcaaaatcaaaatcaaaatcaaatcaatacAAATCGGGAATGGCATAAATGTTGCAGCTGAAAAGCATTTTTATGATATTCCAAACTCAAAccctcctcttctctttcttccacttttgtttTCAGTTTAAAAACttattatttccaaaaataaaattagaaatgatATTCGAGCCTCGAGGAGAttgtttgaattgcattttgaAAACAAAGGAGATTGTTCTTGTAATCTTCTTCACTTagcaatattttttcataaataattattaaaatttatttttattccaagTGGTAAATTTATtcgaatattttatttatgttttataaaaaatttagatgACCTATAAGTAAATACCAAAAATCAagaggatttttttaaataaataaaatattttatttaccaaaatatcttatttatagCATTTTTATGAAAATACACGGTATATTTTATCTCGTTTATATTGTAAACGAAATGCactattattttatttacaatataAACAATATAAGAATAGAGGAGACCTGTTTGAGTCCATATTATATCTACTTTTTCAACTTTTTTCTCACTTCTaccattttttaatcatattatcGAATTACTAAGAGATTATGGCGTACACCGATGCACAAGATATGGACATCAACTGAGTGAACACGACATGGCACATCGCGGGAATAggttagttgttttttttttatatttatgttaaaacatatatatatatatatatatatatagccatacttaagatatttttataaaagttagtAATGCAGTATATGTTAAGCGAATAAATATATTGTTAGCAATAGTTTAAATGATAGGgtatgattttaggtattagtgaaatggatttattatttaaatgTTTATTAGGTTTGTTTTTCTTTAAACTAAGTTATTAAGCACATGTTTATtagtttagttattaattatttaactgaaTATTTTTAGTTAACTTAATTAAGTAACAAGATGATTATAtttgtagttattaattatttaagtaaattactttatttaaatttgttgttacttaaattaagttattaagatgatgatttatttgttgttaattatttaaataaatatttttatttaatgtaaGTTATGAAGGAAATGGTTTATTAatgttgttattatttatttaactaaatatttttatttaaattaaattatatagatatttattaatttagttattaattatttaagtaaatatttttattttaattaatttataaggtaAATGTTTGTAGTTATTTATTAAACTAGTTtacttataatttaaattaatttgttatgTAAACGTTTATTGGgagaatttttttactttaaaatttgtATAGGTTTATACATTTCTCATTTGAGTTTTTTATTGTTTACTAGAGGTCTCGCCTACTTCTTCCCAAGAGAGTGAGCCACACACTCCCACCATCGGACACCATTGTCTCCTACTTGAGGGAGGCTGGCTTCAACGACACGCTGCCACTCAGAAATTTTGTGTTTGACAACTCCCTGATTACGGCCATGGAGTGAGTGCACCATCACCTTACAGGACGTCGCATACCACCTCGAACTACGTGCGCATAGAGAGCCAGTGGGTGGGTGCTTTAGTGATTTCAACACATGGTACGAGACTGAGGCTTGGGAGTTGGTGGAGCGGCTACTTGGTGCCTAGTCTTTTGCAGTCCAGCAGAAGGGTGCGCAAAGGAAGGAGTCGTTCTCCCTCAAGATGGCTTAGCTTTAGGAACGACTCCAACAGATGCCCGATACTGATGATTCAGCCATTTTCTGACAGTACACGAGGTGCTACATATTGTTAATGATTAGGGTTTACCTGATGACTGATAAGTCAAATAATCAAGTCCATCTCCGGTGGCTCCCACTACTAGATGACTTTTAGAGGTGCAGTTCTCTGTCTTGGGGATCTACGGTGCTAGCATGGACATACCACTCCTTATGCTCTGCAGCATACCATTCTACCACAGACATTGCAAGATGTACTCCTCTATTAGTATCTGGGATATACCGGAGATTTTTCCAGTGGTGTCCACCTGAGCGACAAGTTTACATGTACCCCATGGCTATGAGGTAACTGTTCACTACGGTTTTATTATTCATCGTTTATGTAATTCAATATGATGTGCAATGAATTGAATCGTGGTTATTCTTGCAAATATCCATAGGTTAATAGGTATGACACAACAGAGCAAGGACCAGCACGAGCAGAGAGTCTTACGATGGTGTCGGGCATTGGATCAATTACAGTTGGATGAGGTAAGCGAGTTACCCTTCTATTCGGTTACGCTTGCATAAATTACTTATACTATTTTAGCACCTGTCACGGATGATTGTAGTTCCTGTGGACGCCCTACAACGACCCAGAACTGCAGGACATCTGCCCACTATGGCTAAATGATGAGGCGGAGTGGAGGACATGGATATCTGTTGTTCCTCTCGTTTGCTTCAACATAGTTGAATTTTACCATATCGACCAGTTGAAGCGCCTGTTTAATAACGAGCAACCATTGCCAGGGGACCTAATTAACGTTGATAGGTTCCTAACTACCACAGGACagggatcgatgtgccagcgagggcgctgggctcccttggGGGTGGAttataaggtcccacatcggttggggaggagaacgaagtatgccttataagggtgtggatacctctccctagcatgacgcatttcgacgagtgagtgtggggagcttcggctatcatccctatcgccaaagacaaaaccgtgaggtcttgtgtgccaaagcaaataatatcgtgctagcaggtggtctgggctgttgCAGTAAACGGGGAAGAAGAGCTTAGCAATAATTAAGTTGCATTTTCAAAAAGCATATGATAGAGTCAAGTGGAACTTTGTAGATATTGTCCTCCAGAAGATGGAATTTGGTCATAGATTGAGAGGATGGGTTTAGAAATGTGTTTGCACGGCGTCTATGCCGATTTTAATTAATGGGTCGCCATCTAAATCCTTTAAGATGGAACGAGACTTAAGGCAAGGTGATCCTTTTTATCAATTTCTCTTTGTTCTGGTTGTTAATGTGTTTCATAGGATGGTAGGTGAGGCAGTGAGAAATAGAAGGATTTTTCCATGGTTGGTTGGAAGGGACAATATTGAATTGTCTCACTATCAGAAATTACAAGAGAATCTTGCAGTGTTTTGAGGTGATGTCTGGCTTGAGTATCAATTTTGATAAATCCATCTTGATTTCAATTAATTGTTAACGAGAGTGGACGCAGGGAATGTGTAGTTTGCTAGGGTGTAAGGAAGCATCTTTTCCAGTTAAATATCTTGGAATTTCACTGGAAGTGAATCCGCGACTTGTCAAGACATGGAAAGCGAAAACCCTCAACAATACGGGTAAGCTGGTCCTTATTAAATCAGTGCTTAATAGTTTGCTAGTATACTATCTAAACTTGTAGAAAATACCAATAGCAGTAGCAGAGAAGTTAATCTCATTGCAAAGAAAGTTCTTGTGGAATAACGAGGATGGCAAGCATCAGATCCCTTAATGAAGTGGGATATAGTGCAAGCTCCAAAAAAGTTAGGAGGATTGGGAGTGGGGGATACAGTACTTTGGGATACAGCTCTtctatttaagtggtggtggtggttttcAAATGAATATTGTCTATTATggaagaattttgaaatttttttaaataaataagaaataatttttttatcaaaatatataatttgtagcaTTTTTACGAAAATTCATCAtatctcttatctcgtttacagtataaatgaaATAAGAATACACGTATCtggtttacactgtaaacgagataaggcacGAAATGATGTGATCATATCACATTTCTACACGTGATGTGTAACGACCTTATCTCGTTTACTAGGGTGTAAGTTACCGAACCAGATCGAAATTTACAACAACCGAATGAAAAAtcgaaaaattagtttttttggtttttttctaaTCAAACCGATCAGTTCGGTTCAATTTTTGGTTGGCTCGGCAGAAACCAAACCGAACTGAACCAAACCAAAGTAATGGTTCAATAATGTTTCCTTTTACCAATTTACTCTTTAACCTAATAACAAAATCCCGAATCCCTTCCTTACTTCTCAGTTCCTTTCCCGCAGCCACAACCCACAAGCCACACTCAGTGAACTCACATCTCCATCTTCCTCCTCCATGCCTAAGAGAATGAGAGCATGAGAGAACCAAAGAGCCAGAGAGGAGAGAGCTGCTGCCATCCTCCACCTCCAGTCACAAGTCGCAACTGTAGCAGTCAGCTAGTCATCTTCGTTGCAGGCGTTGGAGAGCGCCGTCGTCTAGCCCGCGTTCATACCATTATCGCAATTGTAGCAATTCACACCATCGTTTAGTCTGCGCCATCGTCTAGTCTGTACCGTTATCCAGTCGGCGCCGTTGCAGCAAGACCCTAAGCTGAGCAGTTCTTCTCCGTCGCCTAGTAGCAGTCTCAGTCACTGAGCAGCAGTATCCGTCGAAGAGCAGTTCCTCTTCATCGCCGAGTAGTCCTCTCCATCCCTGAGCAACAGCCTAGTCTGAGCCCACTCCTGTAACTCACAATGTCTTCTTCTGAGGTTAGTAACTTAATATATTCACAATTTACTGCATAAAATTTGTCATTGTTGGCTTGTTGTTGTTGCCGGTAGGTTAGTAACTTAGTAAGTTAGTATCATCCTTAATTTGTTGCATaaaatttgttgttgttgctgttgctaGTCTATTGGAAATTTAGTATCTTCATAATTTGTTGCATAAAATTTGTTGCTGTTGCTGGTTTATTGGAAGCAATTTTTTTGAATGTTATAAGTTGATAAGTTATTAGTTGTTGTTGCTAGTCTGTTGGAAACTTCTCAATTATGGCtataattttgttgttgttgctggtttGTAATTTGATAAGTTataagttgttattgttattgctgGTTTGTTGGAAACTTCTCAATTATGGCtataattttgttgttgttgctggtttGTAAGTTGATAAGTTAtaagttgttattgttgttgctggTTTGTtgggaaatatatatatatatatatatatatattttaatgttATAAGTTGATAAGTTataagttgttgttgttgttgctcgtTTGTTGGAAACTTCTCAATTATGACtataattttgttgttgttgctggtctGTTGGaaacttttgaattttttattgttatcagTTGATAATGTTAGGTTGACgagtttgaataaaaattaaataaaattgctaTATTCTATTGTTCATTGTTATGTTTATATAGGAGTTCTTTAACAACTATAGAAGTTTTTTAACTCCAAAGACAGTTGAGGCATTAATTTGTACACAAAATTAGCTTTGTGCTTCTCCAATAACAACTGCTTTTGAGGAGCTTATTGAGGAGTTTGAGAAACTTGAATTAGATATGCAAAAAagaaatttgatttatgtttaaattttcaattaggtatgCATTAATTACTTGAATTAGGTATGCaaactataagttaatattttatatttaaaatgtataagattttagactaattaatgtataatattgtgttatttgtattgatttaaatatttggtgttattagacaatattagtattgattatggttatactttaattttagagaagagttggttcttgttatatttttctaaataaattttacGATGTCAAATTATGGTTGGAGTCTTgcaaatttggatattttcacatgctagcttatgagaaggtatcaaggtaatgtaatgttaacggcccgattttCACCTGGTTTTTACCCGATATAATcatggcccgaaagtgtataggtttcatcggatctatggtcgggttcgggtctaataaataggcccggtatatatttcgggccgggtctgggtcacatcaaactcgGTTTTACCCAACCCATGTACACCCCTAATTTTTGGTCCAAAATCGAACCAAATTGAACCGATTACACCCTtattgtttacagtgtaaacgagataagagaggaGGTGCCTATATATAGAATTCGTTTACAACGCCCTTTGAGAAGTTATTTCATCCATTTCTTCAACTTTTCTCTAACTTCTACCATTTTTTAATCATAATATCAAATTACTTGGCAATTATGACGCACGCAGATACACGTGATGCAGATATAAATCGACTGAACGTGACATGGCACATTGTTGGGACAACCGACTTCGATGTTAgtgttgtttttttttatgtttatattaGAGCATGTATTTGTAGCCATAATTGGATGAATGCATTGTTAGCAAGGGTTAATTGATAGGgtatgattttaggtattagtgaaattaatttgttaagtaaatgttaatttaattttgtttttatttaaattaagttattaagTCAATgcttattaatttagttattaattatttaattaaatatctttgtttaaattaatatattaactcgatatttattaatttagtgattaattatttaaataaatatctttatttaaattaatttattaagtaCACGTTTCTAGTTATTTgttaaactaatttatttataagttaaattaatttgttatgTTAATGTTTATAtgtttattaattttgttaactTTGATAGTTTTATAGATTTCTAATtcaggtttttattttttatcagagGCTTTGCCTGCTTCTTCCGAGACGAGTGAGTCACACACTTATACCACCGGACGCTATTGTCCTCTACTTGAGGGAGGCTGGCTTTTGCGACATAGTGCCACTCAAGAACTTCGTGTTTGACAACTCCCTGATCACGATATTCGTGGAGcgctggagtcctgagatccacaCTTTTCACATGCCATGGGGTGAGTGCACTATCACCTTGCAGAACATTGCATACCACCTTAGGTTACACGCGCATGGAGAGCCAGCGGATGGGTGCTTCTGGGATTTTCACACATGGTATGGGAGCGAGACCTGGGAGTTGGTGGAGCAGCTACTTGGTGTCAGGCCTCCTGCAGTTCAGCAGCAGGGTGCGAAGAGGAAGGAGTCTTTCTCCCTCAAGTTGACATGGCTTCAGGAAGGACTCTGGCAGATGCCCAATACTGCTGATCCAGACACCCTCTAACAGTACACAACGTGTTACATATTGCTGATGATTGGGGGTTACTTAATGATTGACAAGTCAAACAATTAGGTCCATCTCCGGTGGCTGCCACTACTTAATGACTTTTAGAAGTGTCATGCTCTGTCTTGGGGATCCGCGGTGCTTGTCCTAACGTATCACTCCCTATGCTCTCTAGCAGTAGCACATCGGGCCACCACAGACATTGCAGAATTCATTCCACTGCTAGTCTCTTGGATATACTAGAGATTTTTTCACTAGTGTCCACCTGAGCCATAGGTTTATATGTACCCATGGCTGCGAAGTAATTGTTACTTAtggctttcttcttcttcatttatgtAATTCAATATGATGTTTGATAAATTGAAGCATTGCTATTCTTACAAATGTCCACAGGTCGATAGGTATGGCACAACAGAACGAGTAGAGAGTCCTTCCATGGCGTCGGGCGTTGGATCAGTTATAGTTAGATGAGGTAAGCAAGATTCTTTTATTCAGTTACAATGGAATGAATTGCTTATCCTATTTTAGAACCTATTACTAATTATTATTTTACAACTTATTCTGTAGTTCCTGTGGACGCTATACGACGACCTTGCACTGCAGGACCTCTGTCCGCTATGGCTGAAGGACGAAACAGAATGGGGGACATGGATGTTTGTTGTTCTCTTCGTCTATTTCAATGTCGTTGAGTTTCAC
Coding sequences within it:
- the LOC112800505 gene encoding casein kinase II subunit alpha-2 produces the protein MAIRPFQFQSSTFSRDTFLSLFRTYHHLHLPSSSSSSFPTLPSILLLRSFAASAPSSFSRRNRSHPPPPPPPPPDTLAQKIGKSTRRPSATSKARIYADINVVRPKEYWDYENLTVQWGEQDDYEVVRKVGRGKYSEVFEGVHSTNNEKCIIKILKPVKKKKIKREIKILQNLCGGPNVIKLLDIVRDQQSKTPSLIFEYVNNTDFKVLHPTLSDYDIRYYIYELLKALDYCHSQGIMHRDVKPHNVMIDHEQRKLRLIDWGLAEFYHPGKEYNVRVASRYFKGPELLVDLQDYDYSLDLWSLGCMFAGMIFRKEPFFYGHDNYDQLAKIVKVLGTDELNAYLNKYCIELDPNLAALVGRYARKPWSKFISVENQHLAVPEAIDFVDKLLRYDHQDRPTAKEAMAHPYFNPVRNAESSRTHTH